One Nocardia sp. BMG111209 DNA segment encodes these proteins:
- the cysD gene encoding sulfate adenylyltransferase subunit CysD: MRTGYELSHLAALEAESVHIFREVAATFERPVLLFSGGKDSAVMLELAVRAFWPAPLPFSLLHVDTGHNFDEVIEFRDRTAARLGARLLVARVQDDIDAGRAVERPGETRNRLQTTTLLRAIGEGRFDAVFGGARRDEEKARAKERVFSFRDAYGAWEPRAQRPEIWNLYNGRHRAGEHIRVFPLSNWTELDIWEYIERAGVELPSLYYAHRRAVFERDGMLLAVNRFLTSEPDEVIREETVRFRTVGDATCTGCVESTAADPAEVIAEIAVTRLTERGATRADDRISDSGMEDRKREGYF; encoded by the coding sequence ATGCGGACGGGATACGAGCTGTCGCATCTGGCGGCCCTCGAGGCCGAATCGGTGCACATCTTCCGGGAGGTCGCGGCGACCTTCGAGCGGCCGGTGCTGTTGTTCTCCGGCGGTAAGGATTCGGCGGTGATGCTGGAATTGGCGGTCCGGGCGTTCTGGCCTGCGCCGCTGCCCTTCTCGTTGCTGCACGTCGACACCGGGCACAACTTCGACGAGGTGATCGAGTTCCGGGATCGGACCGCGGCGCGGCTGGGGGCTCGGTTGCTGGTGGCCCGGGTGCAGGACGATATCGATGCGGGGCGGGCGGTGGAACGCCCCGGGGAGACTCGGAATCGGTTGCAGACCACCACTTTGCTGCGGGCCATCGGGGAGGGGCGGTTCGACGCGGTGTTCGGCGGGGCCCGGCGGGACGAGGAGAAGGCTCGGGCCAAGGAGCGGGTGTTCAGTTTCCGGGATGCGTACGGAGCCTGGGAGCCCCGGGCACAGCGGCCGGAGATCTGGAACCTCTACAACGGCAGACATCGTGCGGGAGAGCACATTCGGGTGTTCCCGTTGTCGAACTGGACCGAGCTCGACATCTGGGAGTACATCGAACGGGCGGGTGTCGAACTGCCCTCGTTGTATTACGCGCACCGGCGCGCGGTGTTCGAGCGGGACGGAATGCTGTTGGCGGTCAACCGGTTCCTGACATCGGAGCCGGACGAGGTGATCCGGGAGGAGACAGTGCGGTTCCGCACGGTCGGCGACGCCACCTGCACCGGCTGTGTCGAGAGCACCGCCGCCGATCCGGCCGAGGTGATCGCCGAGATCGCGGTCACCCGGCTGACCGAGCGCGGGGCCACCCGCGCCGACGACCGAATCTCGGACTCCGGCATGGAGGATCGCAAGCGGGAGGGCTACTTCTGA
- a CDS encoding IclR family transcriptional regulator: protein MIDLLSRHPTDHLSLARIVRDTDLSRATAHAVLTQLTADGWTTRDPDGNYSLGLGLLTVARRAEHAFPLRRLARTPLRELSAHNDIPVFLAERDDDAIMITEVVGTPPLPWIRQGRRLPYAPPVAREFVAWAPDSERRAWLAAADPAQSARLAAVLTEVRTRGYSVERLADEATPMLEALAALRNSPVTDPLRHRLGALIADLITIDYLPHELGEENAVVTVAAPIFHAGTVTAAVVTCPDTRLTAEALATLGTTTATTAATITAALTPPR, encoded by the coding sequence GTGATCGACCTGCTGTCCCGCCACCCCACCGACCATCTCTCGCTGGCCCGGATAGTCCGCGACACCGACCTGTCCCGTGCCACCGCCCACGCCGTCCTGACCCAGCTCACCGCCGACGGCTGGACCACCCGCGACCCCGACGGCAACTACAGCCTCGGCCTCGGCCTCCTGACGGTCGCCCGCCGCGCCGAGCACGCCTTCCCACTGCGCCGCCTGGCCCGCACCCCCCTGCGAGAACTGTCCGCGCACAACGACATTCCGGTCTTCCTCGCCGAACGCGACGACGACGCCATCATGATCACCGAAGTGGTCGGCACCCCACCCCTCCCCTGGATCCGCCAGGGCCGCCGCCTCCCCTACGCCCCACCCGTGGCCCGCGAATTCGTCGCCTGGGCACCGGATTCCGAACGCCGCGCCTGGCTGGCCGCCGCCGACCCCGCCCAATCCGCCCGCCTGGCCGCGGTCCTGACCGAAGTCCGCACCCGCGGCTACTCCGTCGAACGCCTGGCCGACGAAGCCACCCCCATGCTGGAAGCCCTTGCCGCCCTACGCAATTCCCCGGTAACCGACCCCCTCCGCCACCGCCTCGGCGCCCTGATAGCCGACCTGATCACCATCGACTACCTCCCCCACGAACTGGGCGAGGAAAACGCGGTGGTAACGGTAGCCGCCCCCATCTTCCACGCCGGCACCGTCACCGCCGCCGTCGTCACCTGCCCCGACACCCGCCTCACCGCCGAAGCCCTGGCCACCCTCGGCACCACCACCGCCACCACCGCCGCCACCATCACCGCCGCCCTGACCCCACCCCGATGA
- a CDS encoding helix-turn-helix domain-containing protein has translation MTDDADTEYERFAKTPQGAVRLAAADATSKVWRILRLLGTNTGRKQNHIADLLGVTEGRVSQVLNGDGNLTVAALAKYARAYGYTVNFVLTPAEPGVPELPNEPARRRPPPASAVEPTQTAAVRHARNWAVHWNQSTLALHYRDLTEPQQSKNTGAVPAKIWRMR, from the coding sequence ATGACCGACGACGCTGATACCGAATACGAGCGGTTCGCGAAGACACCGCAGGGGGCCGTCCGGCTGGCCGCAGCCGACGCCACCTCGAAAGTGTGGCGAATTCTGCGACTGCTCGGCACGAACACCGGGCGGAAGCAGAACCACATCGCGGACCTCCTCGGCGTCACCGAGGGACGTGTGTCGCAGGTACTCAACGGCGACGGCAACCTGACCGTAGCCGCGCTGGCGAAATATGCTCGCGCGTACGGCTATACCGTCAACTTCGTCCTGACTCCGGCAGAGCCGGGTGTACCGGAACTCCCGAACGAACCAGCGCGGCGCCGTCCTCCTCCCGCCTCGGCGGTCGAGCCCACGCAGACCGCAGCCGTTCGCCACGCAAGGAACTGGGCTGTCCATTGGAACCAGTCCACGCTCGCACTGCACTACCGGGATTTGACCGAACCGCAGCAATCCAAGAACACCGGCGCCGTTCCAGCGAAGATCTGGAGAATGCGATGA
- a CDS encoding DUF6941 family protein — MTFSVLLLADHAAVSDGALYINGGGINLLGKDSFPAPLEAMLAAAIDVPVDRFGTPIRFTVTVSADDEGQDEIAHVDGEFVAGFKPGIDLPPHPASNPFVIDLRLLAIPKAGNYVIKAQTGDAEQRLYFSVVHASVGPIGDEPE, encoded by the coding sequence ATGACCTTCAGTGTGTTGCTACTGGCCGACCACGCTGCCGTTTCCGACGGCGCCCTCTACATCAACGGCGGCGGAATCAACCTGCTCGGTAAAGACTCGTTCCCGGCACCACTCGAGGCCATGCTCGCCGCAGCGATCGATGTACCGGTCGATCGGTTCGGCACCCCTATCCGATTCACCGTAACCGTCAGCGCCGACGACGAGGGGCAGGACGAGATCGCGCATGTCGATGGCGAATTCGTCGCCGGCTTCAAACCGGGGATCGATCTGCCACCACATCCGGCCTCGAATCCGTTCGTGATCGACTTGCGGCTGTTGGCGATACCGAAGGCCGGGAACTATGTCATCAAGGCACAGACGGGCGATGCAGAGCAGAGGCTGTATTTCAGCGTCGTCCATGCATCCGTCGGCCCGATCGGCGACGAACCTGAATAA
- a CDS encoding SDR family oxidoreductase: protein MATVLVTGGTGVLGQHIVTRLRVRGHDVRVLSRRAGAGTHVGDLTTGAGVRAAAAGVDLIVHAASDFRQFGKPDPMQTRNLLAELGDVSHLLYVSIVGIDRIPFRYYQRKLACEDIIAGSLLPHTILRATQFHDLIAALLHHVRRLPVAPLPGDFRFQTVAAEDVAVRVADLIEGRPLWRREDFGGPEVLTLAEMAEVWRARHGGPRRALPLRLPGAIARGFRAGYNTCPDHTDGTQTWAQYVATDPATAYPLR from the coding sequence ATGGCAACGGTTCTGGTTACCGGTGGTACCGGTGTCCTGGGTCAGCACATCGTCACCCGGTTGCGGGTGCGTGGTCACGACGTCCGGGTGTTGTCGCGCCGGGCCGGCGCGGGTACCCACGTCGGCGACCTGACGACCGGGGCGGGGGTGCGCGCGGCCGCCGCGGGCGTGGATCTGATCGTGCACGCGGCCTCGGATTTCCGGCAGTTCGGCAAGCCCGATCCGATGCAGACCCGGAATCTGCTGGCCGAACTCGGCGACGTATCGCATCTGCTGTACGTGTCCATCGTCGGCATCGACCGGATCCCGTTCCGGTACTACCAGCGAAAACTGGCCTGTGAGGACATCATCGCGGGCAGCCTGCTGCCACACACGATTCTGCGCGCCACCCAGTTCCACGACCTGATCGCCGCACTGCTGCACCATGTGCGGCGACTACCTGTGGCGCCACTACCGGGGGATTTCCGATTCCAGACGGTGGCGGCGGAGGATGTCGCGGTCCGCGTCGCCGACCTGATCGAGGGCCGTCCGCTGTGGCGCCGTGAGGATTTCGGTGGCCCGGAGGTACTGACCCTCGCCGAGATGGCGGAGGTGTGGCGCGCCCGCCACGGCGGTCCCCGCCGGGCATTACCTCTGCGCCTCCCCGGCGCCATCGCCCGCGGCTTCCGCGCGGGCTACAACACCTGCCCGGACCACACCGACGGCACCCAGACCTGGGCCCAATACGTCGCCACCGACCCGGCCACGGCCTATCCCTTGCGCTGA
- a CDS encoding FAD-binding oxidoreductase, giving the protein MSTTLAATPPAEYVPRDTADVVRTVRDSRPQPLTIRGGERGSEHEDRPVAPDRRVVLSLRRMNRVQAVDADARLVRVQAGARLSDIDRTLGAHGLGLPVVGDHREITAGGFAAVGGLSAASHRYGMFSDNVVSLEYVDPEGRFGTCGRTHHAERFHRILGSAGRAGIITALTLEAVEVDKDRTWLTSDAHRFLDFDTFVEHSLAEINRPGDTLLQVGRWVDTAPLRVARPVGSGQLQLGTVRFGQWSSLHPATATPSLRARRELGARARKGLGAIASHASGRAAMPVRHAAAGALMFSPKVLTLRDAEYLADTVISSSGERGPAYRVAVFAPLSSYHSVFHRLHDLLTERREHADCFTVISAQTYGVRSPYLHEQVGEDHGYISFTCRLRPPSNYPGKRGTPELLHDIDAAVDDICASERGQRYHIPD; this is encoded by the coding sequence ATGAGCACGACGTTGGCCGCCACCCCTCCTGCGGAGTACGTACCTCGCGATACCGCGGATGTCGTTCGCACGGTTCGCGATTCACGGCCGCAACCGCTGACCATCCGGGGCGGCGAACGCGGCAGCGAACATGAGGACCGTCCGGTCGCTCCGGATCGGCGCGTCGTGCTCTCGCTGCGCCGGATGAACCGGGTGCAGGCCGTCGACGCCGATGCCCGGCTGGTCCGGGTGCAGGCCGGCGCCCGGCTGTCCGATATCGACCGCACCCTCGGCGCGCACGGCCTCGGCCTGCCGGTCGTCGGCGACCACCGGGAGATCACCGCCGGTGGATTCGCCGCGGTGGGCGGGCTCTCGGCGGCGTCGCATCGGTACGGCATGTTCAGCGACAACGTCGTCTCGCTCGAATATGTCGATCCCGAGGGACGTTTCGGCACCTGCGGGCGCACCCACCACGCCGAGCGGTTCCATCGCATTCTCGGCAGCGCCGGGCGGGCGGGCATCATCACGGCGCTGACGCTGGAGGCCGTCGAGGTCGACAAGGATCGCACCTGGCTCACCTCCGACGCGCACCGCTTCCTGGACTTCGACACCTTCGTCGAACACTCGCTGGCCGAGATCAACCGGCCCGGTGACACCCTGCTCCAGGTGGGCCGCTGGGTCGACACCGCGCCGCTGCGGGTGGCCCGGCCGGTCGGCAGCGGGCAGTTGCAGCTGGGCACGGTCCGCTTCGGCCAGTGGTCGAGCCTGCACCCGGCCACCGCCACCCCCTCGCTGCGCGCCCGCCGCGAGCTCGGCGCCCGCGCACGCAAGGGCCTCGGCGCGATCGCCTCGCACGCCAGCGGCCGCGCCGCCATGCCGGTCCGGCACGCCGCCGCCGGCGCGCTCATGTTCTCCCCCAAGGTGCTGACGCTGCGCGACGCGGAATACCTCGCCGACACCGTGATCAGCTCCTCCGGCGAGCGCGGCCCGGCCTACCGCGTCGCCGTGTTCGCGCCGCTGTCGAGCTACCACTCGGTGTTCCACCGGCTGCACGATCTGCTCACCGAGCGCCGCGAGCACGCCGACTGCTTCACCGTCATCTCGGCGCAGACCTACGGGGTGCGGTCGCCGTATCTGCACGAGCAGGTCGGCGAGGACCACGGCTACATCAGCTTCACCTGCCGGCTGCGTCCGCCGAGCAACTACCCGGGCAAGCGCGGCACCCCCGAACTGCTGCACGACATCGACGCCGCCGTCGACGACATCTGCGCCTCCGAGCGCGGCCAGCGGTACCACATCCCGGACTGA
- a CDS encoding PaaI family thioesterase, which yields MPDTTLSPAQEARLRDSIGRQTLLTTLGIGIASLAPGRVVLELPFRADLCQQNGFVHAGAITTLADSACGYAAMSLQPPDRDILTVEFKVNLMSPAVGQRFLATATVVRSGRTLTVCTAEVTAGAEDTRPVALMQATLMAVPSA from the coding sequence GTGCCGGATACCACTCTGAGCCCTGCGCAGGAAGCACGGCTGCGCGACAGTATCGGACGCCAGACGCTGCTCACCACCCTCGGGATCGGCATCGCGAGCCTGGCGCCGGGCCGGGTCGTGCTCGAGCTGCCGTTCCGCGCAGATCTGTGCCAGCAGAACGGTTTCGTGCACGCCGGTGCCATCACCACGCTGGCCGATTCGGCGTGCGGCTACGCGGCCATGTCGCTGCAACCACCCGATCGGGACATCCTCACCGTCGAATTCAAGGTCAATCTCATGAGTCCGGCTGTGGGGCAGCGGTTTCTGGCGACGGCGACGGTCGTGCGATCCGGTCGCACCCTCACCGTCTGCACCGCCGAGGTCACGGCCGGAGCCGAGGACACCCGCCCGGTCGCCCTGATGCAGGCCACGCTGATGGCCGTGCCGTCCGCCTGA
- a CDS encoding cytochrome c oxidase subunit 4, which produces MKVEARIFELLTVFFIIVAVVYAFFTGQSRTGVEWAGTTAIVLTAGLTLIVGTYFRFVARRLDLRPEDFEDAEIVDGAGDLGFFSPGSFWPILLAGAAAITATGFAFFQFWLIGLGVVCILSAAAGLVFEYHIGPEKH; this is translated from the coding sequence ATGAAGGTCGAAGCACGCATCTTCGAGCTGCTCACGGTGTTCTTCATCATCGTGGCGGTCGTCTACGCCTTCTTCACCGGCCAGTCGCGCACGGGTGTGGAATGGGCGGGTACCACGGCGATCGTGCTGACGGCGGGCCTGACCCTGATCGTCGGCACCTACTTCCGCTTCGTCGCCCGCCGCCTGGACCTGCGCCCGGAGGACTTCGAGGATGCGGAGATCGTCGACGGCGCGGGTGATCTGGGCTTCTTCTCGCCCGGCTCGTTCTGGCCCATCCTGCTCGCCGGCGCCGCCGCGATCACCGCGACCGGATTCGCCTTCTTCCAGTTCTGGCTGATCGGACTGGGTGTGGTGTGCATCCTCTCCGCCGCCGCCGGGCTGGTGTTCGAGTACCACATCGGACCGGAGAAGCACTGA